In Candidatus Manganitrophus noduliformans, the genomic stretch TTGAGTTCAGGCTTTGAGGACATAGCCGACCCCCCGGACGGTCTGGATCAAGGGGCGCTTGAAGCCGCGGTCCACCTTGTTCCGAAGGTAATTGACGTAGACATCGATGACATTGGTGAAGGTATCGAAGTGGATGTCCCAAACATGCTCCGAGATCATCGATCGGGTGAGGACCCGGTTCGGATTTCTCAGGAAGTATTCGAGAAGGGCGTACTCCTTGGTGGTCAATTCGATCTTCTGTCCCGCGCGTCGGACCTCGTGCGTCACCGGGTCAAGGGTGAGGTCGTCGGCCTGGAGCAGCGGCGCCGTCACCCCTCCCCGTCGCAGCAGCGCGCGGACGCGGGCGAGAAACTCCTCGATCGCAAACGGTTTGACGAGATAATCATCGGCGCCGAGGTCGAGTCCTTTCACCCGGTCGCCGACCGCCGTCCGGGCGGTGAGGATGAGGACCGGAACCTTGAGCCCCTTCTGCCGCAGCCACTGCAGAACCTCCAGCCCCCCTTTTTTCGGGAGGGTCAGATCGAGAAAGATCATATCGTATGGAACCACCTCGATCTGATCGATGGCCGCTTCCCCGTCCCCGACCACATCGACGGCATAACTTTCCTCCTCAAGCGCCCGTCGGACGAATCGGGCGACCTTCTCCTCATCCTCCACGACTAAAAAACGCATAGGGGTGAGTATAACACATCTTATTTTGCGTTGAAACGGCGGGCCGAGGAGCCGCCCGGTCGGCCGGTTCCGGGAAGATGACTGCGCAAGATTTTGGGGTTGTATTCCGCCGAAGAGTTCATTATATTGAGGCCGTTTGTCGGAGTCGATCGCCTGGGCGCGATGAAAGGAGGAAGCGGTGTGTCGATTGTTGAGCTTGTTCTTGTTCGTCTGGATGGGGATGGTCTCCCCCGCCTTTGCGGGGGGATTCGAAAAACGCGGCGGCGAAGCGACCCTCGATTTGACCTTTCAGGATGAAGAGGATATCGGAACGTTCATCTCCGTGAATGGATCGGTTTTGTTTATCTTGGCCGGCGGTTACTTCGAGATCGGGCCGGTTTATTCATACGCCCGTATTGAAGGGGATGATGGGTCCTTTTTCGACGGTTATGGTTTCGGACCTCGCGCGGAGATCAATTTTCTGCCGGATCTTTCGGCGACGCCGTTTATCACCGGTTCGTTCCTTTTCTTGGGCGGGGATTTGGGCGATGTATTCGATGATGAGGTGTCGGTCGGGGCTGGGATTAAGATCTTCATCGGCGATTCTGCAGCGCTTCGGATTACCGGAAGCCGGATCACCCGTTCAGGCGAGCCGGGATTAGAGGATCAAGAAGCAACGTTGATCACCGCCGGCTTCTCTGTTTTTCTTGGGAATTGATAGAGAAAAAATCGATTACTGAAGCGATTCAAACCGTGTCCATCCCTTGCCGCCGTCTTCCGTTTTAAAAAGCCCGCTCCCGGTGCCGATGTAGATCACCTCGGGTCGGTTCGGATCGAGGGCGATCGCCCGGACCTCCTGTTCGCTAAGCTTCTCCCATCCCCCCTTCTCGTCTCGACTCGCATAAAGGCCGCGGTTGGTTCCGGCGTAGAGGGAGGGCTGCGTTCCGGGCCGGACCGCGACCGAGAGGACAAAGGGATCTGGAATCTTCCGGTCAATCCATCGCTCTCCGCCGTCTCGACTTTCATAAAGGCCCTGCGCCGTTGCGGTGAAGAGCCGGCCCGGTGTGGCGGGATCGAAAGCAAAGGCATTGACGCCGAGCGCCATCGCATGTTCGCGCTCCCTTTCGATGATCCCGTTGTTCGAGGGGGTCCAGCGTTGTCCCCCGTTGCTGCTTTTATAAACCCCGCCGCTGGTGCCGGCATAAACGAGGGAGGGATTTTGGGGATCGACCGCCATGCAGACGACGAAGACGCTGTTGAGTCCGGTGCTGATCCGCTCCCACATCACGCCGTTATCGACGCTCTTGTAGCTTCCCATGGTTGTCCCGGCGTATAAGATGTGTGGATTTTTCTGGTCGATCACGACGGCGTTGACGACCGAGACATAATCCCGCATCCCGGCGTTGATCAAGAGCCAGCTCCTTCCGGCATCGGTGCTTCGATAAACCCCGTCCGAGAAGGTGCCGACGTAGAGGATGGAGGGGAGGGCCGGGCTGATCGCGATGGAGAGGACCGGAAAGGTCCCAAGCCCCCCCTCGATCCGGTTCCAGAGAGTCCCGCCGTCGACTGTTTTATAGAGCCCTTTTTCGGAGGAAAGGTAAATGACCTCGGGCCGGGTCGGATGGATCGCAATCGAGTAGATCGTGCCGACCCCCTTTTGGCAGCCGGCCATTAAGAAAAAAGAGAGGAGTAAGAGGGCGATTGCCGATCGGGGATTTCGGATTGCGGATTGAAGAGCGAAAAGATTTTTTCTTTTAATCCGCAGTCCCCAATCCGAAATCCGCAATGCCTCTACTCTGTCATTTTGCTGAGGCCGGTCCAGGTGCCGAACCATTTGTTCCCCTGCGCGTCGAAGGCAATCGAGAAGACATTGTTGTCTTGGAGGCCGTCGGCGGTGGTGTAGGTCCGCCATGACTGACCGTCGAATCGGGAGACGCCGCGGTCGGTCCCGGCCCAGAGAATTCCTTTGGAGTCGATCTCCAGCGCGTGAACGAAATTTCCGCCGATCGTCCCGCTGCCGGCGGTGTAGGTTGTCCAGCGCTTCCCGTCGAATCGGGAGAGCCCCGCCCCCCACGTGCCGACCCAAACTTGATTTTCCCGGTCGACGGCGATGTCGAGGACGAAATTGGGATTCGCGGTTTGGTTCTCTTTGCTTCCTCGGCCGTGATGGCCCTCCTCGTACGATTCATCCTTCGGTCGTGCGATGGCGGGGGGACCGATCTCCGCCCCCAGACCGTCGCGATGGGTGAAACCGGTCCAGTTCTTTCCGTCGAAGCGGTTGATTCCCCCTTCGGTCCCGAACCAGAAATTTCCGTCGCGGTCCTTCGCGATGGCATAGACCCACTTGTCGAGGAGACCGTCCGCTTCGTTATACGTTTTAAAGGTTTTTCCGTCGAAGCGGCTGACCCCGTCCCAGGTGGCGATCCAGGCGGTGCCGTCCGGATCGAAATAGATATCATACACCCAGAGATCGCCCAACCCGCTGCCGGCGGGATAAATCGTCCAGGCGGCGTCATAAGTGATCCGACCGCCGCCATACGGTGTGTAGGTGACCCACTCCCTCCCGTCGAATCGGGAAAGGCCGCCGCCGTAAGTGCCGACCCATTTTCTTCCTTGCCGATCGACCGCGACCTTATAGATTCCTTTAGCGAGGAGGCCCTGCGTCGATCGAACAGTGAAGATTTCGTGGCGATCGGGGGTGCGGGTGTCGTATCGGATCAGACCGCTCGCCAGACCGAGCCAGAGATCATCCCCCTCGAATGCGAGGCTCTTCACATTCGCGCCGGTCTCAAAATTGACGAAGCGGGGAGGGAGAGCCGGCGGAGCCGTCGAAGCAGGGGGCGCAACGGGGGCGGGCTGGGAACAGGCCGTGAGAAGAAGGGTAAGGAAAATGAAAGAAAGTCGCATTTTCAATGCGTCATCGGCTCCGTTTTTGTTGACAAACAAAAAAGTTGGTAGTATTCTACAAAAACATTGCTCGAATAACAAGCACGTTGCGCTTGTTTTTCAGGGCGAACGTCGGGCGGATAGCTCAGTTGGCAGAGCGTCGGCCTTACAAGCCGAAGGTCACAGGTTCAATCCCTGTTCCGCCTACCACTTCGGGTGGGGAGGTCGGGATTGATCGTTGAGACGCAATAAAAAACCGGTTCAGGCGTCGCTCCATCAAAATTTGGAAAGGTCCTGGGGGGCCGTAGTTCAGCTGGTTAGAACGCCGGCCTGTCACGCCGGAAGTCGCGAGTTCGATCCTCGTCGGCCCCGCCACCTCGCTGTTATGGAAAAGCGGCAGGCCTCCCCATCATGATTGAAATTCTTTCCGCCCATCCCGAAGGTGGGCGCGCTTATCGAAGGGAGAACCCACTGTTTTGCCTCTGAGCGCAGGTTCACAAGTTTCTATTTTTGATCTGGTTCTTTCCGCAGGTATTGTCGCAAAGATTGTCCTTCTTCTCCTCCTTATCGCTTCGATCGTAACCTGGGCGATTATCCTGTACAAGTGGATGACCCTTCGAAAAGCCGACGCCGAGAACCGGCGATTTTTAGTCCTCTTCTCGAAAATCGACGACCTGCTTGAGATCCAACAGAAGGCCCTCCAACGGAATGAGGGTCCGATGGTGATGATCTATCAGGCGGCGATCGACAAAATGCGCCCCTACCTTGAGAAGGACGGGGAAAATGCTCCCCCCGCCATCGATGGAAACCGCCCGATGCTCTTGACCAGCCTTCAGCGCACCCTGAGGAGCGGTGTGCAAGACGAAATGGCCCATCAAGAACGCTACCTTCATTTTCTCGCAACCGTCGGGAACACCGCCCCCTTCGTCGGACTGTTCGGAACCGTCTGGGGGATCATTAACGCCTTTCAGGAGATCGGCCGGCAGGGGAACGCCAACATTGCGTCGGTCGCCCCGGGCATTTCCGAGGCGCTCGTCGCCACGGCGGCCGGCCTTTTTGTGGCGATTCCGGCGGTGATGGCTTATAATATCTTCATAAATAAAATCCAAAAAATGGAAGTTCAGTTGGAAGTCTTTGCGGCGGAGATCACCTCCCTGGTGGAAGAGAAGCTGTTTAGCCTGCAGAGCAGCCGGAAGGTGAGATAGTTTCCTTCCGAATCTCGAAACCGTGAAGAAGAGGATCCTTCAACGGGAAGCGGAATACGGCAAGCGGCTGAGCCGGGTGCCCTTCTATAAAAGAATGCGCAAGAGAGAATACCAGAGAGAATACCGATGATGTCTTCGTCGACAGGCCGCCAGAGAAGATTGCTGGCCGAGATCAATATTATCCCCCTGGTCGATGTCGTTCTCGTCTTGCTCATCATCTTTATGGTGGCCGCCCCGCTCCTTTACCGAGGGATGGACATCAAGCTGCCGCAGGCGGCGACGAACACGATCAAGCCGGAAGAGCGAAAAGTTCTGACGATCGAAAAGAACCAAGCCATTTATTTAGATAAGGAAGAAGTCGGATTGGCCCGTTTGGAGGGAAGGCTTCAGGCGCTGAAAGGGAACTCTCCGGAGGTGTCGATCTATCTTCGTGCCGATCGGGAGGTTCCCTATGGTACAGTTGTCCAAGTGATGGATTTGATCAAACGCGCCGGAATCGACAAGCTCGGTATTGTGACGGAACCGCTTCAGCAAGATTCTCCTTCCCGTTAGACTCATGTGAGGCCCCATCGCGCGCTTTTATCCATTGTGCCAGTGTGATGAAAAGCGCACGGCGCGCAAGGACAAAGGCCTTCTCCGCCAGAACCTAAGATCACCTCCCTTTTAAGGGCGGGTGAACGAGCGGAATCGGGGGCGCATCCCCCGATTCGCCGTTCGCGATCAATTTGAAGCAGCGTCATCGTCCCGCAGGTGTTCCCGGTGATCGACGTTGCGACCGCATCGGCTGTTTTTCAGGGGATTGAATGGGTGGATCGATGTCAGCCGTCCGTTGGAATTCGGACTGGATCTCCGGGAATGGGGCGATCCTTCGCCGCGCGGAGGGTCTTTCCAAAATGATGGTCCTCTCTTTGGTCCTTCATGTCGCGTTTTTTTCCTTTGCATTGTATGGGCGATCTTTTTTGGGATTCTCCCCCTCGGCATTCCAGAGCTATCAGGTGACGTTGGTTTCCCCGTCGCCCGCGCCGTCGATGCCGTCTGTCGCTCCCGCGCCGCGCGCGCCGGCGCCGGCGACCCCTGTTTCACGGCCTCCTTCTCCGCCCCCAACCCCGCCGGTGGTCGCATCAAAGCCGCTTTCTTCAAAGGGGGTTCCCCCGGTCAAAGAAGATCCGGAGCGATTGCAAGACTGGTGGAAAAAAAAAGCAGGATCAATTAAAATGCCGACGGTTCAAAAACCGAAAAACGATCCGGCCCTTCCGGCGCCGGCACAAACGGTGAAACGACCCATGGCTACCCCCGCTCCCGCGGAAACAAACCCGACGGCGCCTCCGGAAGAGATCTCCTCGCCGGCGCATCCCGCCGCGCCGTCCACTTCCGGGCCGGGCGGCGCGCCGAGCCAGGAGGCGAGCAATCCGTCGCTCGTTGCGAGCG encodes the following:
- a CDS encoding ExbD/TolR family protein; translated protein: MMSSSTGRQRRLLAEINIIPLVDVVLVLLIIFMVAAPLLYRGMDIKLPQAATNTIKPEERKVLTIEKNQAIYLDKEEVGLARLEGRLQALKGNSPEVSIYLRADREVPYGTVVQVMDLIKRAGIDKLGIVTEPLQQDSPSR
- a CDS encoding WD40/YVTN/BNR-like repeat-containing protein — protein: MVRHLDRPQQNDRVEALRISDWGLRIKRKNLFALQSAIRNPRSAIALLLLSFFLMAGCQKGVGTIYSIAIHPTRPEVIYLSSEKGLYKTVDGGTLWNRIEGGLGTFPVLSIAISPALPSILYVGTFSDGVYRSTDAGRSWLLINAGMRDYVSVVNAVVIDQKNPHILYAGTTMGSYKSVDNGVMWERISTGLNSVFVVCMAVDPQNPSLVYAGTSGGVYKSSNGGQRWTPSNNGIIEREREHAMALGVNAFAFDPATPGRLFTATAQGLYESRDGGERWIDRKIPDPFVLSVAVRPGTQPSLYAGTNRGLYASRDEKGGWEKLSEQEVRAIALDPNRPEVIYIGTGSGLFKTEDGGKGWTRFESLQ
- a CDS encoding energy transducer TonB yields the protein MGGSMSAVRWNSDWISGNGAILRRAEGLSKMMVLSLVLHVAFFSFALYGRSFLGFSPSAFQSYQVTLVSPSPAPSMPSVAPAPRAPAPATPVSRPPSPPPTPPVVASKPLSSKGVPPVKEDPERLQDWWKKKAGSIKMPTVQKPKNDPALPAPAQTVKRPMATPAPAETNPTAPPEEISSPAHPAAPSTSGPGGAPSQEASNPSLVASGSASLNTSLFKYPYYLKSLENKISGQWSPPPVLLDEQIVDAIVQFNVTRRGSIESVEIEKSSGNIQFDLAAMRAVKNSNPLPPLPEGLSEDPLKVHFSFTLQRGS
- a CDS encoding response regulator transcription factor, with protein sequence MRFLVVEDEEKVARFVRRALEEESYAVDVVGDGEAAIDQIEVVPYDMIFLDLTLPKKGGLEVLQWLRQKGLKVPVLILTARTAVGDRVKGLDLGADDYLVKPFAIEEFLARVRALLRRGGVTAPLLQADDLTLDPVTHEVRRAGQKIELTTKEYALLEYFLRNPNRVLTRSMISEHVWDIHFDTFTNVIDVYVNYLRNKVDRGFKRPLIQTVRGVGYVLKA
- the tolQ gene encoding protein TolQ; protein product: MPLSAGSQVSIFDLVLSAGIVAKIVLLLLLIASIVTWAIILYKWMTLRKADAENRRFLVLFSKIDDLLEIQQKALQRNEGPMVMIYQAAIDKMRPYLEKDGENAPPAIDGNRPMLLTSLQRTLRSGVQDEMAHQERYLHFLATVGNTAPFVGLFGTVWGIINAFQEIGRQGNANIASVAPGISEALVATAAGLFVAIPAVMAYNIFINKIQKMEVQLEVFAAEITSLVEEKLFSLQSSRKVR
- a CDS encoding ligand-binding sensor domain-containing protein, whose protein sequence is MRLSFIFLTLLLTACSQPAPVAPPASTAPPALPPRFVNFETGANVKSLAFEGDDLWLGLASGLIRYDTRTPDRHEIFTVRSTQGLLAKGIYKVAVDRQGRKWVGTYGGGLSRFDGREWVTYTPYGGGRITYDAAWTIYPAGSGLGDLWVYDIYFDPDGTAWIATWDGVSRFDGKTFKTYNEADGLLDKWVYAIAKDRDGNFWFGTEGGINRFDGKNWTGFTHRDGLGAEIGPPAIARPKDESYEEGHHGRGSKENQTANPNFVLDIAVDRENQVWVGTWGAGLSRFDGKRWTTYTAGSGTIGGNFVHALEIDSKGILWAGTDRGVSRFDGQSWRTYTTADGLQDNNVFSIAFDAQGNKWFGTWTGLSKMTE